Proteins from one Armatimonadota bacterium genomic window:
- a CDS encoding GNAT family N-acetyltransferase: protein MKIVLKEVFPSAEGFDKLMEKVEWLYEESFPPPERHPFDKLRTLLEKEEVPRRTRMIVALDNDEVVGLSIFQFAPEARLGYLWYLCVAPSARRLGLGSRLYQRTLELLAQEGATSMIFEVDPISTPPHPIYGDPVKRLRFYERLGARIIIGYEFFQKPIPPHDEVRLDLMLHILDGSKCDGPKIARIIEDWLWYLKGRKEEVPLNVRLGSLEELL, encoded by the coding sequence ATGAAGATAGTTTTGAAAGAGGTTTTTCCTTCAGCCGAAGGGTTCGACAAGTTGATGGAGAAGGTGGAATGGCTCTACGAGGAATCGTTTCCACCACCAGAACGCCACCCGTTTGACAAATTACGCACTTTGCTTGAGAAAGAAGAAGTTCCAAGGCGCACTCGTATGATTGTAGCTTTGGACAACGATGAAGTCGTTGGCTTAAGTATTTTTCAATTTGCGCCAGAGGCTCGACTCGGCTACCTTTGGTATTTGTGTGTTGCACCTTCAGCAAGAAGGTTGGGTTTGGGCTCTCGTCTCTATCAGAGAACTCTGGAACTACTTGCACAAGAGGGTGCCACGAGCATGATCTTCGAGGTTGACCCGATTTCGACGCCGCCACATCCAATCTATGGGGACCCAGTTAAACGCCTGCGATTTTACGAAAGGCTTGGCGCACGAATAATAATTGGCTATGAGTTCTTTCAAAAGCCAATACCGCCGCATGACGAGGTAAGGCTCGACCTTATGCTCCATATTTTGGATGGAAGCAAGTGCGATGGCCCAAAGATAGCTCGCATTATTGAGGATTGGCTTTGGTATCTCAAGGGTCGAAAAGAGGAAGTTCCTTTGAATGTACGTCTAGGTTCATTAGAAGAATTGCTTTGA
- a CDS encoding sodium-dependent transporter: MNQREHWASRIGLVLAMAGSAVGLGNFLRFPVQAAGNGGGAFMIPYFAALILLAVPLMWAEWAMGRFGGVRGHGTTPGIFKLLWPGRISKYLGVLGIAFPLTVLIWYTYVESWTLAYSYFSLTGAYAGIETREKMAQFLGNFLGGGGYTTAYIFFIITILLNFVVIYRGITRGIEALAKIAMPILFLFAVILVIRVFTLRGITPEHPDWNVINGLAFLWNPRFEKLGDLRIWLAAAGQVFFTLSLGYGVIQTYASYVRKNDDIALSGLATTATNEFAEVVLGGSLAIPLAFAFFGPVAMSEIAKAGAFDLGFMSMPIVFGHLPLGGLLGALWFGLLFFAGITSSVSLAQPAVTFLEDELGWSRKKSSISLFVLVFIACQFVIFGKGFLDELDFLSGTAGIVLFAAIEVIIFAWIFGMERGWEEITSGADIRVPRIFYYVLKYVTPLYLIGVLVGFIIQQGFDVITLNGTPPEQIPWKWGARALVFGLIVAMIILVRFSKRLREEVVNGESGND, encoded by the coding sequence ATGAACCAAAGAGAGCATTGGGCAAGCAGGATTGGATTAGTGCTTGCAATGGCTGGGAGCGCTGTTGGGCTCGGCAACTTTCTAAGGTTCCCTGTTCAAGCCGCTGGGAATGGCGGTGGGGCCTTCATGATTCCTTATTTTGCCGCATTAATTCTATTAGCGGTGCCTCTCATGTGGGCAGAGTGGGCAATGGGGCGGTTTGGAGGAGTTCGCGGTCATGGGACAACTCCGGGCATTTTTAAGCTATTGTGGCCCGGGCGCATATCCAAATATTTAGGTGTTCTTGGAATTGCTTTTCCGCTTACAGTTCTTATTTGGTATACCTACGTTGAGTCATGGACATTAGCATACAGTTATTTTTCGCTTACCGGCGCATATGCAGGAATTGAGACGCGTGAAAAAATGGCGCAATTTCTAGGCAATTTTCTTGGCGGTGGCGGATATACGACCGCATATATTTTCTTTATAATCACAATTTTGCTTAATTTTGTCGTCATCTATCGTGGAATCACCCGAGGTATCGAGGCGCTAGCGAAGATTGCCATGCCAATCCTTTTCCTCTTTGCAGTCATTCTCGTCATAAGAGTTTTTACTCTTCGTGGAATAACGCCTGAACATCCGGATTGGAATGTTATCAACGGCTTGGCATTCTTGTGGAATCCTAGATTTGAAAAGCTTGGCGACTTAAGGATATGGCTTGCGGCTGCTGGACAAGTATTCTTCACGCTGAGCCTTGGATATGGTGTAATCCAAACATACGCTTCTTATGTTAGGAAGAATGACGACATTGCATTAAGTGGTCTGGCGACTACTGCCACAAATGAGTTTGCAGAGGTGGTTCTCGGCGGCTCGCTTGCGATACCCCTTGCATTTGCATTTTTCGGCCCCGTTGCGATGAGTGAGATAGCAAAGGCAGGTGCCTTTGACTTAGGTTTTATGTCAATGCCCATTGTGTTTGGACATTTGCCATTAGGGGGGTTGCTGGGGGCACTTTGGTTTGGCTTGCTTTTCTTCGCGGGTATTACGTCCTCCGTGTCTTTGGCTCAACCTGCGGTGACATTCCTTGAGGATGAGCTTGGCTGGTCGAGAAAAAAGTCGAGTATCAGTCTATTTGTGCTAGTTTTTATAGCTTGTCAATTCGTAATATTTGGAAAGGGATTCTTGGACGAGCTTGATTTCCTTTCCGGGACAGCTGGAATTGTGCTTTTTGCTGCAATTGAAGTAATCATATTCGCATGGATATTTGGAATGGAAAGGGGTTGGGAGGAGATAACCTCTGGAGCCGACATAAGAGTTCCGAGGATATTTTACTATGTCCTCAAGTATGTGACCCCTTTGTACTTGATTGGAGTGCTCGTAGGGTTCATAATTCAGCAGGGATTTGACGTGATAACCCTTAACGGCACCCCGCCGGAACAAATCCCTTGGAAGTGGGGTGCACGGGCGCTTGTATTTGGACTGATTGTTGCAATGATAATACTTGTCAGGTTTTCCAAGCGTTTAAGGGAAGAGGTGGTAAATGGTGAATCAGGAAATGATTAA
- a CDS encoding alpha-glucosidase/alpha-galactosidase, with protein MRNVKIVLIGVGSASFGLGALSDLVNIPCLKGSTVCLVDIDSAALEAMGTIARKMNDQAGAGLNIEQTTDRTRALPDADFVVISIAVRRNELWKLDFEIPLKYGVKQVLGENGGPGGLFHAMRNIPIILDICHDIERLCPNALVFNFTNPVPRISMAVNRYTNVSFVGLCHGIAGELWRLSKVMEVDQENLDAKAAGLNHFTWILDLRFKDTGEDAYPLLREKLKDYDPSFQPLSRKMFDTFGYYPSPGDDHIGEYLPFAWEYCGLKGFDFASSEKYKADVSERISRILRDDEPVTPLIEHRSGERAFSIIEGILTNSNHVELAVNIPNDGLISNLPMDAIVEVPAVISGAGISGISVGALPAGIAALCNTQIGVQELVVDAAVTGSRQIALQALLADPVVNSVDSAEKILDELLALEAPYLPQFQK; from the coding sequence ATGAGAAACGTGAAGATAGTCCTGATTGGCGTCGGTAGCGCTTCCTTTGGACTCGGCGCTCTAAGCGATCTTGTAAATATACCATGTCTTAAAGGTAGCACCGTTTGTCTTGTTGACATAGACAGTGCCGCACTTGAGGCAATGGGTACCATCGCCCGAAAGATGAACGACCAGGCTGGTGCTGGCTTGAATATTGAGCAAACAACAGACCGCACAAGAGCACTGCCAGACGCAGACTTTGTCGTCATCTCAATCGCGGTTCGACGGAATGAACTTTGGAAACTTGACTTCGAAATCCCGCTAAAATATGGGGTCAAGCAAGTGCTTGGAGAAAATGGCGGCCCAGGTGGACTTTTCCATGCGATGCGAAATATACCAATAATTCTTGATATCTGCCATGATATTGAAAGGTTATGCCCGAACGCTCTTGTGTTTAACTTTACCAACCCCGTGCCCCGCATCTCAATGGCGGTAAACCGATATACCAACGTTTCATTCGTTGGCTTATGTCATGGAATTGCCGGCGAACTTTGGCGACTTTCCAAGGTTATGGAGGTTGACCAAGAAAACCTTGACGCAAAGGCGGCCGGATTGAACCATTTTACATGGATTCTGGACCTCCGCTTTAAGGACACCGGGGAAGATGCATACCCACTTCTTCGCGAAAAGCTAAAGGACTACGATCCAAGCTTCCAACCGCTATCGAGGAAGATGTTCGACACTTTTGGCTATTATCCATCACCTGGCGACGACCACATCGGCGAATACTTGCCATTCGCTTGGGAGTATTGTGGTCTAAAGGGTTTCGACTTCGCCAGCTCGGAAAAATACAAGGCAGACGTTAGTGAACGGATTTCGAGAATTTTGCGGGATGATGAACCCGTTACGCCTTTAATTGAACACCGCTCCGGCGAACGTGCGTTCAGCATTATCGAGGGGATTCTTACTAATAGCAACCACGTTGAACTTGCTGTGAATATCCCAAACGACGGCCTTATTTCAAACCTGCCGATGGATGCCATCGTTGAAGTACCAGCAGTCATAAGTGGCGCCGGCATCTCTGGAATCTCAGTTGGCGCTCTGCCGGCGGGGATAGCCGCCTTATGCAACACACAAATCGGGGTTCAGGAGCTGGTCGTAGACGCAGCAGTTACAGGCTCACGACAGATTGCTCTCCAAGCACTGCTTGCCGATCCGGTCGTAAATTCGGTTGACTCAGCGGAAAAAATCCTAGACGAACTCCTTGCGCTAGAGGCGCCATATCTGCCGCAATTCCAAAAATAA
- a CDS encoding multiheme c-type cytochrome, translated as MDTGDAIVGVGKQAEIKTAAYAEALAYMGYDAVAMGETEARYVAECGNKQLYGKNVPLLAVNAFDAGSNKPLADRAYIVKKTQEGLKVGITAVVGDNLIFRALPGNEKLKITDALEAVRKQVDELRKKVDLVVLLSHTGYDLAKRIATEIPGIDVILVGHQTASSPAASVENIGSTVLMQAKSTGTHIGKLVLDINQEKKIANAAGEYVPLTSDLADDPRMVKVIEEHDRQWEAYIASLRAQYSSPASASTGEVGQSQPRPFVGALKCRECHRSEYDSWLKTAHAKAFQSLRKDNRTTDPECVSCHTTGYKSKGGFTSEYATPQLQGVQCEACHGAGVIHTRRPAKGFGAVLQSSCTQCHDAKNSPNFDFKAYREKILHKADAAAQ; from the coding sequence GTGGATACTGGTGATGCAATAGTCGGAGTAGGCAAGCAAGCTGAAATTAAGACTGCCGCATATGCTGAGGCGCTGGCATATATGGGCTACGACGCCGTTGCAATGGGTGAGACAGAGGCTAGGTACGTTGCCGAATGTGGTAATAAGCAACTTTATGGGAAGAATGTTCCTTTATTAGCAGTAAACGCGTTCGATGCAGGTAGCAACAAGCCGCTTGCTGATAGGGCTTATATTGTCAAAAAGACTCAAGAAGGTCTAAAAGTAGGCATCACGGCGGTAGTTGGCGACAATCTCATATTCCGAGCTTTGCCTGGCAATGAAAAGCTGAAAATAACCGATGCTTTGGAGGCTGTGCGCAAACAGGTTGACGAACTGCGCAAGAAGGTTGACCTCGTAGTTCTTTTAAGCCACACCGGTTATGACCTTGCCAAGCGCATTGCAACTGAGATTCCTGGAATTGATGTTATTCTGGTTGGCCACCAAACAGCTTCATCGCCTGCCGCCTCGGTTGAAAACATCGGCTCTACAGTTTTAATGCAAGCCAAGAGCACCGGAACTCACATTGGCAAGCTTGTTCTTGATATTAACCAGGAAAAGAAAATTGCAAATGCAGCGGGCGAGTATGTTCCTTTAACCTCTGACCTGGCCGATGACCCAAGGATGGTTAAGGTCATCGAAGAACACGACAGGCAGTGGGAAGCCTATATAGCTAGTCTCCGGGCGCAATATTCATCTCCTGCATCGGCCTCAACAGGAGAGGTTGGTCAGTCACAGCCGAGGCCGTTTGTGGGAGCGCTGAAATGCCGTGAGTGCCATCGCTCGGAATATGATTCCTGGTTGAAAACGGCACATGCTAAAGCGTTTCAAAGTTTGAGGAAGGATAATCGCACTACAGACCCCGAGTGTGTAAGCTGCCACACCACTGGCTACAAGTCGAAGGGCGGTTTCACGAGTGAATATGCCACTCCACAGCTTCAGGGTGTTCAATGTGAGGCTTGCCATGGCGCAGGCGTTATCCACACTCGCAGGCCGGCAAAAGGTTTTGGGGCAGTGCTTCAGTCATCATGTACGCAGTGTCATGATGCAAAGAACAGCCCGAATTTTGACTTCAAAGCCTACCGAGAAAAGATTTTGCACAAGGCTGATGCAGCCGCCCAGTAG
- a CDS encoding phosphate ABC transporter substrate-binding protein: MKKFLPILMLVTLVLAMIQGCSRRVAMQIKGSDTMVNLGQAWAEAYMKEHPGTSIAVTGGGSGVGIAALINGDTDIAQASREMTQEEMNLAKKKGLNPQRFVVAQDGLSVIVNPKNPVSKLTIAQLSDIYTGKITNWKQVGGKNAPIVVLSRDKSSGTHVFFLEHVVRKGNPKGTEEYGRSVLMQVSSQAIAEEVAQNENAIGYVGMGYVDRSKHKTIAVAKAAGYPYVEPTVENVLNGSYPVARQLYFYTPNKPTGNVKDFIDFVLSDAGQRIVAKLEFVPIRTVAKEASK, from the coding sequence ATGAAAAAGTTTTTGCCAATTTTAATGCTAGTTACTTTGGTGTTGGCAATGATTCAAGGATGCAGTCGCAGGGTGGCAATGCAAATCAAAGGTTCAGATACGATGGTCAATCTGGGCCAAGCATGGGCAGAAGCCTACATGAAAGAACATCCAGGTACGAGTATTGCGGTAACTGGGGGTGGCTCAGGCGTTGGCATCGCAGCGTTAATAAATGGGGACACCGATATAGCTCAGGCGTCTCGAGAAATGACCCAGGAGGAAATGAATCTAGCAAAGAAGAAGGGGTTGAACCCCCAACGATTTGTAGTCGCGCAGGATGGCCTCTCGGTCATCGTAAATCCAAAAAACCCTGTGAGCAAACTGACCATAGCACAGCTTTCGGATATTTATACTGGTAAAATCACAAACTGGAAGCAAGTTGGCGGCAAGAATGCTCCCATTGTTGTGCTTTCCCGTGACAAAAGCAGTGGGACCCATGTGTTCTTCCTTGAGCACGTAGTTCGAAAGGGCAACCCAAAAGGTACCGAAGAGTATGGAAGGTCCGTTCTGATGCAGGTTTCGTCTCAGGCAATTGCCGAAGAAGTGGCTCAGAATGAGAATGCGATAGGCTATGTCGGGATGGGTTATGTGGACAGGTCTAAGCACAAGACGATTGCTGTTGCCAAGGCAGCAGGATACCCTTATGTCGAGCCTACTGTTGAAAATGTCTTGAACGGTTCATATCCGGTTGCCAGGCAGCTTTACTTTTATACGCCGAACAAGCCCACTGGAAACGTCAAGGATTTCATAGATTTTGTACTTAGTGACGCTGGGCAGAGAATAGTTGCCAAGCTGGAATTTGTCCCGATTAGAACGGTGGCAAAAGAAGCTAGCAAGTAA
- a CDS encoding site-2 protease family protein codes for MNIKLGRLLGVPISIDISWFVIFALIVYTLAEYYFPRASPEFTKAMNWLAGLIAALLLFASVLLHELMHSYVAKKNGIEIGGITLFIFGGVSKLKDEPQTPASELAMALAGPATSFFLAGAFWLLALLGGQPLLGDIGVRIVEYLAVINLFLGIFNMLPGFPLDGGRVLRAILWAGLDSLDKATRYASSVGQGLGYLFIIGGFWIMLFGGLLSGLWLVFIGWFLSNAAQQSYQQLVIRRALSGVDVHRVMTQDFPHINPNMPLDEFVHDYLLRYDYQAYPVTEDDNLIGVVGVGEVRHVPREQWHVTPVRAVAKQPDDEKKINENDDAFDALMHMAEGHVRRLLVMSDGKLKGMVTQDSIVDLLRKKLQLGV; via the coding sequence ATGAATATAAAGCTTGGAAGGCTTCTCGGCGTTCCGATTAGCATAGACATAAGTTGGTTTGTAATCTTTGCGCTAATTGTATATACCCTTGCGGAATATTATTTTCCAAGGGCAAGTCCCGAATTTACAAAGGCAATGAACTGGTTGGCAGGGTTAATTGCGGCTCTGCTACTTTTTGCAAGCGTGTTGCTTCACGAACTCATGCATAGTTATGTAGCTAAAAAGAATGGCATTGAGATTGGGGGGATTACCCTTTTCATATTCGGCGGGGTATCGAAGCTGAAAGATGAACCCCAGACCCCAGCATCAGAGCTTGCAATGGCACTTGCAGGGCCGGCGACGAGCTTCTTTTTGGCAGGCGCATTTTGGCTACTGGCATTGCTGGGTGGTCAGCCTCTTTTGGGCGATATTGGAGTAAGGATAGTAGAGTATTTGGCGGTAATTAATCTTTTTCTTGGCATTTTTAACATGTTGCCAGGGTTTCCGCTTGATGGCGGGCGAGTGCTACGGGCAATCCTTTGGGCAGGTTTAGATAGTCTAGACAAGGCGACGAGATACGCTTCTTCTGTTGGGCAAGGGCTCGGCTACTTATTTATAATTGGCGGCTTTTGGATAATGCTTTTCGGAGGCCTGTTGAGTGGGCTCTGGCTCGTCTTTATCGGCTGGTTTTTGAGCAATGCCGCACAGCAGAGCTACCAGCAACTCGTGATTCGCAGGGCCCTTTCGGGGGTGGATGTGCATCGAGTAATGACGCAGGATTTCCCACATATCAATCCCAACATGCCACTTGATGAGTTTGTGCATGACTATCTTTTGAGATACGACTATCAGGCTTATCCTGTTACAGAAGATGATAACCTCATTGGCGTTGTAGGTGTTGGTGAGGTCAGACATGTGCCGCGTGAGCAGTGGCACGTTACGCCGGTAAGAGCTGTGGCGAAGCAGCCGGATGATGAAAAGAAGATCAACGAAAATGATGATGCTTTCGATGCACTAATGCATATGGCGGAGGGGCACGTCCGGCGGCTCTTAGTAATGAGCGATGGAAAGCTGAAAGGAATGGTGACACAGGATAGTATTGTTGATTTATTACGCAAAAAGCTTCAGCTTGGAGTCTAA
- a CDS encoding DUF4838 domain-containing protein, whose protein sequence is MSNYSNKRLLCFSIMVLALIMGLKRVNPYPSQLSLAGSVGVGTLNPARFDLHAVPKQRGDLTGELILARNSQTDYSIVVPRGLSASAPEMTAARELQKYLGQVTGAYFSIVSEQAAKANGGKILIGQSRTVRRLLVGVDWDALGHDGIIIRTVGDSLLLAGGKPRGTLYAVYTFLEDIVGVRWWTSTESYIPVKKTLIIPKLDIVYKPKILYREAFYEDTNSNPLFAVKLRLNGHFTPIPKEYGGHYSILGWCHTFYSLLPPQIYFPKHPEWYSEINGKRTADWAQLCLSNEEMREELTRKALDWIRKNPDAGIISISQNDWHGYCQCAKCKAVDQEEGSPSGSLIRFINKVAEDIEKEFPNVLVETLAYQYTRKPPLHVKPRKNVVVRLCSIECNFLHPLDSDYNASFRDDVRKWAAIAPNLYIWNYVTDFAAYIQPHPNMRSLVPDIRFFAANNAIGVFEQGNPGCTIGDFDKLRVWVIAHALWNPDVDDKALVREFLNGYYGAAGPYLQRYLDLVHDSAENTGMHLSCYNTDLRFLPLSVMNEAMRLFNKAQEAVKNDPVLSARVRRERLVLDHVWLIRYHELKQEAVANGIPFEGPDDPMKLCKEFIQLARKYGNRNATEGQSFESYVPALEARFITPPTPEELTNLPSDDKIEFQESEVQLIGVNEGWVQAVSDPSASNGSAARMPGSHTQWATQLHITDTLAKKLQGKWRCYVVIRCETGDKGGLFQCGIYDANRGHVALFRPFAAKADESHYKTYYLGTHALRPGMYLWVSPLGDLNSLKAVYIDRFVLVKDEQK, encoded by the coding sequence ATGTCAAATTACTCGAACAAACGGCTGTTATGTTTTTCGATTATGGTGCTCGCGTTGATTATGGGACTCAAGCGGGTGAATCCTTACCCTAGCCAGCTTTCATTGGCAGGAAGCGTGGGTGTTGGAACGCTTAATCCCGCGCGATTCGATTTGCATGCTGTTCCAAAGCAGCGTGGGGATTTAACGGGAGAGCTGATACTTGCGCGGAATAGTCAGACGGACTACTCAATTGTCGTTCCGAGGGGTTTATCTGCATCGGCTCCAGAGATGACGGCTGCCCGAGAACTGCAAAAGTACCTTGGGCAGGTGACTGGAGCATACTTTTCCATAGTTAGTGAGCAGGCTGCAAAGGCAAATGGCGGCAAAATTCTTATAGGCCAGAGCCGAACTGTAAGGCGCCTTTTGGTGGGTGTGGATTGGGATGCGCTGGGGCATGACGGTATTATCATTCGGACCGTGGGCGATTCCCTCCTCCTCGCCGGTGGGAAGCCGAGGGGAACTTTGTACGCTGTATACACTTTCCTCGAGGATATCGTAGGAGTTCGCTGGTGGACTAGCACAGAAAGTTACATCCCAGTAAAGAAAACCCTCATCATACCCAAGCTTGATATAGTTTATAAGCCCAAAATTCTCTATCGCGAGGCATTTTATGAAGATACAAACTCTAATCCGTTGTTTGCCGTAAAGCTTAGGCTGAATGGGCATTTTACGCCAATTCCAAAGGAGTATGGCGGGCATTATTCAATACTAGGTTGGTGTCATACCTTTTATTCATTGCTGCCTCCCCAAATCTATTTCCCAAAACATCCGGAATGGTATAGCGAAATAAACGGCAAAAGAACTGCAGACTGGGCGCAGCTTTGCCTTTCCAATGAAGAAATGCGCGAAGAGCTTACACGGAAGGCGCTCGATTGGATACGCAAGAATCCTGACGCTGGAATCATCTCTATCAGCCAAAATGACTGGCATGGATATTGCCAGTGTGCAAAATGCAAGGCGGTGGACCAGGAAGAGGGCTCGCCATCGGGTTCGCTTATTCGATTCATAAACAAGGTGGCAGAAGATATTGAGAAAGAGTTTCCCAATGTGCTGGTTGAGACGCTTGCATACCAATATACTCGGAAGCCGCCTCTACACGTGAAGCCGAGAAAAAATGTGGTCGTCCGTCTCTGCTCAATTGAGTGCAATTTCCTCCATCCGTTAGACAGCGACTACAATGCTTCCTTTAGAGATGACGTGCGAAAGTGGGCGGCGATTGCACCGAATCTCTATATTTGGAATTACGTTACTGACTTCGCCGCTTACATACAGCCACACCCAAATATGCGGTCTCTTGTGCCCGATATTCGCTTTTTCGCCGCGAACAATGCCATTGGCGTTTTCGAACAGGGCAATCCAGGTTGTACAATCGGCGACTTTGATAAGCTCCGCGTGTGGGTTATTGCGCATGCACTTTGGAACCCAGATGTTGATGATAAAGCTCTAGTTAGGGAATTTTTGAATGGTTATTATGGTGCAGCTGGGCCATATCTTCAGCGGTATCTTGATTTAGTACATGATTCGGCCGAGAATACAGGGATGCACCTAAGTTGCTATAACACGGACCTTAGATTTCTTCCACTTTCGGTAATGAATGAGGCAATGCGTTTGTTCAACAAAGCACAGGAAGCTGTAAAGAATGACCCTGTGCTATCAGCGCGAGTCAGGCGGGAGCGACTTGTGCTTGACCATGTATGGCTTATAAGATATCACGAACTCAAGCAGGAAGCTGTGGCAAACGGCATTCCGTTTGAGGGTCCAGATGACCCCATGAAGCTATGCAAAGAGTTCATTCAATTGGCACGAAAATATGGAAATCGAAATGCCACTGAGGGTCAATCATTTGAATCATATGTTCCTGCGCTTGAGGCAAGGTTCATCACTCCGCCTACACCAGAAGAGCTGACTAACCTCCCATCGGATGACAAAATTGAGTTCCAAGAGAGTGAAGTGCAGCTTATTGGCGTAAATGAAGGTTGGGTTCAAGCAGTGAGCGACCCATCTGCGTCGAATGGCTCAGCGGCGAGGATGCCAGGCAGTCATACTCAATGGGCAACCCAGCTCCACATTACTGACACTTTGGCAAAAAAGCTTCAAGGGAAATGGCGCTGCTATGTCGTGATTCGCTGTGAAACAGGAGATAAGGGCGGGTTATTCCAATGTGGCATATACGATGCTAACCGTGGACATGTGGCTCTGTTTCGACCATTTGCTGCAAAGGCGGATGAGTCTCACTACAAGACCTATTATCTTGGAACCCATGCACTCCGACCCGGGATGTACCTTTGGGTTTCGCCGCTTGGTGATTTAAATTCTTTGAAGGCAGTCTATATTGACCGATTCGTACTGGTGAAAGATGAGCAAAAGTAG